In Harpia harpyja isolate bHarHar1 chromosome Z, bHarHar1 primary haplotype, whole genome shotgun sequence, a single window of DNA contains:
- the TYRP1 gene encoding 5,6-dihydroxyindole-2-carboxylic acid oxidase — protein MPLPMLLLLSLPPLLSMLGQAGAQFPRQCATVESLRSGMCCPDYFPVFGPGTDRCGVSTGRGRCVQVTVDSRPHGPQYIHDGRDDREQWPIRFFNQTCRCNGNFSGYNCGSCRPGWSGPTCSQQINIVRRNLLDLSAEERRRFVNALHQAKVTIHPDIVIATRRREEIFGPDGNTPQFENISIYNYFVWSHYYSVRKTFLGAGQQSFGGIDFSHEGPAFVTWHRYHLLQLERDMQNMLQDPSFGLPYWNFATGQNTCDICSDDLMGARSNFDVSLISQNSIFSQWRVLCENIEDYETLGTICNSTEGGPIRRNPAGNVARPMVQRLPEPEDVAQCLEVGVFDTPPFYSNSTDSFRNTVEGYSDPSGKYDPAVRSLHNLAHLFLNGTGGQTHLSPNDPIFVLLHTFTDAVFDEWLRRYSADISTYPLENAPIGHNRQYNMVPFWPPVTNDEMFVTAPENLGYSYEVEWPGRALRVTEMITIAIVTALVLVAIIFAAAACIVRVKKNKDELHQPLLTDQYQHYSDDYDGISTPSQSVV, from the exons ATGCCGCTCCCCATGCTGCTGCTCCTTTCCCTGCCACCGCTTCTTAGCATGCTTGGCCAAGCTGGAGCTCAGTTTCCTCGCCAGTGTGCTACTGTCGAGTCCCTGAGGAGCGGCATGTGTTGCCCGGACTATTTCCCTGTGTTTGGGCCAGGTACTGACCGGTGCGGTGTGTCTACAGGGAGGGGCCGGTGTGTACAGGTGACTGTCGATTCGCGACCCCACGGCCCACAGTATATCCATGATGGGCGGGATGACCGTGAGCAATGGCCCATACGCTTCTTCAACCAAACTTGCCGGTGCAATGGCAACTTCTCTGGTTACAACTGTGGGTCATGTCGCCCTGGCTGGAGTGGACCTACCTGTAGCCAACAAATCAATATAG TCAGGAGGAATCTTTTGGATCTGAGTGCAGAAGAAAGGAGGCGTTTTGTGAATGCCTTACACCAAGCCAAGGTGACAATCCATCCTGACATTGTTATTGCCACACGAAGACGTGAGGAAATATTTGGACCAGATGGCAACACACCACAATTCGAGAATATCTCCATTTATAACTACTTTGTGTGGTCTCATTATTATTCTGTCAGAAAGACTTTCCTTGGCGCAGGGCAGCAGAGTTTTGGAGGAATTGATTTCTCTCATGAGGGACCAGCTTTTGTCACGTGGCATAGGTACCATCTACTGCAGCTTGAAAGAGACATGCAG AACATGCTGCAGGACCCCAGTTTTGGACTGCCCTACTGGAACTTTGCAACAGGACAAAACACCTGTGATATCTGCTCAGATGACTTGATGGGAGCTAGAAGCAATTTTGATGTCTCTCTTATCAGCCAGAACTCAATCTTCTCTCAGTGGCGAGTGCTGTGTGAAAATATAGAAGACTATGAGACTCTGGGAACCATCTGTAACA GCACTGAAGGTGGTCCCATCCGAAGAAATCCTGCTGGAAATGTTGCACGACCTATGGTACAGCGTCTCCCAGAGCCCGAGGATGTTGCTCAGTGTTTGGAAGTTGGTGTATTTGACACTCCTCCTTTCTATTCCAATTCAACAGACAGTTTCCGTAACACAGTAGAAG GGTACAGTGATCCTTCAGGGAAATACGACCCAGCAGTTCGAAGTCTTCACAACTTGGCTCATCTATTTTTGAATGGGACAGGAGGGCAAACACATTTGTCACCAAATGATCCCATTTTTGTCCTCCTGCACACATTTACAGATGCTGTTTTTGATGAGTGGCTGAGAAGGTATTCTGCAG ATATCTCAACATATCCACTGGAGAATGCCCCTATTGGACATAACCGCCAGTACAATATGGTGCCTTTCTGGCCTCCAGTTACCAATGATGAAATGTTTGTTACTGCACCAGAAAACCTGGGATACAGCTACGAAGTCGAGTGGCCAG GTCGGGCTCTCCGTGTCACAGAGATGATAACTATCGCAATAGTGACTGCACTGGTTCTTGTTGCAAttatctttgctgctgctgcatgtatCGTACGTGTCAAGAAAAATAAGGATGAGTTGCACCAGCCTCTTCTTACTGACCAGTATCAGCACTACTCAGATGATTATGATGGCATATCAACACCAAGCCAGTCTGTTGTTTGA